From Solibacillus isronensis, the proteins below share one genomic window:
- a CDS encoding AAA family ATPase, translating to MSKKSNSIFKQVSAAKKNSNMTKQDNIARIAQENIGKRNAHLDQDERIQQRLEQIEAENELYREDLQEEKEQLEAEYKGLRQQLLTEIEQQKEEIEKAKATLNDRRVDLQNERQELLTAYENREKQLIEQIEKNEQKILEAQRVKLFADWQQQMNQQEKQLQQALLSEKEQLEAMKKQQQQLLHDARVQAEKTLFSATKEAQQKLQQAHDSLVDAEEKKVKSIQEARQKLEAKYAELNADYEAKLLEVIEKEQTLKNRQMLLSISEQDVELMQVEYKKKQQFLEKQLSELSPSRVEQLQFEIRRLQETKEADYQIIEQLKDEIKSLKKLIPEDELRSMSVITEEVESLKQENKRLLDILAQTPSEQELLYLKSLPKKVEMLEENLIAERQSRINAEGRAENLQIGVLELEQTKRVTETLKTVNAQLQQELDKINEVYKQNTQSKFPGLVEIDHLIATQPPTKKQLLDITLPELVTYLQNYGATQLGLYYSEKMIRAFIASLAASKLIILQGLSGTGKSSLARLFKEAINVKQTLIPVQPSWRDNRELLGYDNDFTRRFKETVFTKKLYEASAPENQQNSYFIVLDEMNLARIEYYFADFLAVMEEHKDDWKVALVSSNEELEVNRPKYLVENGTSLMITQNIWFIGTANRDESTFGITDKVYDRAQVTNFVKREEKFDAQPVDKIDLSFEQFNHLLTAPFTDSKHQLTSNEHQVLQLIDVQLQEDFEITFGNRILMQLERFVATYSAAGGSKLDAIDYVIAHKVLRKLEGRYESYMVKKLKELLENLENLGGPGSFTECRQVIEVKLNRLGE from the coding sequence ATGAGTAAAAAGTCTAACAGTATTTTTAAGCAAGTCAGTGCAGCCAAAAAAAATAGTAACATGACGAAGCAGGACAATATTGCTCGTATTGCACAAGAAAATATCGGAAAACGCAATGCGCATTTGGACCAAGACGAGCGTATTCAACAGCGCCTTGAGCAAATTGAAGCGGAAAACGAATTGTACCGTGAAGACTTGCAGGAGGAAAAGGAGCAGCTAGAGGCGGAGTATAAGGGACTACGACAACAGCTACTGACAGAAATCGAGCAACAAAAAGAGGAAATTGAAAAAGCAAAGGCGACGTTAAATGATAGGCGCGTAGATTTACAAAATGAACGTCAAGAACTGTTAACGGCGTACGAAAATCGTGAGAAGCAACTAATCGAACAAATCGAGAAAAACGAGCAAAAAATTCTAGAAGCTCAGCGCGTGAAATTATTTGCAGATTGGCAGCAGCAAATGAACCAACAAGAGAAACAACTCCAACAAGCGTTACTTTCTGAAAAAGAGCAGCTTGAAGCGATGAAAAAACAGCAACAACAGTTGTTACACGATGCACGCGTACAAGCAGAAAAAACGCTATTTTCGGCGACGAAAGAAGCCCAGCAAAAGCTACAGCAGGCGCACGATTCACTAGTGGATGCCGAGGAAAAGAAAGTAAAAAGCATTCAAGAAGCACGCCAAAAGCTAGAGGCGAAATACGCAGAGCTAAATGCAGATTATGAGGCGAAGCTATTAGAGGTTATCGAAAAAGAGCAAACATTAAAGAACCGTCAAATGTTACTATCCATTTCTGAACAAGACGTAGAACTAATGCAAGTAGAATATAAGAAAAAGCAGCAGTTTTTAGAAAAGCAGCTAAGCGAGCTCTCACCATCACGTGTCGAGCAACTACAATTTGAAATTCGTCGCTTACAGGAAACGAAAGAAGCAGACTATCAAATTATCGAACAGCTAAAAGATGAAATTAAATCGCTGAAAAAGCTTATCCCAGAAGATGAATTACGTTCAATGTCGGTCATTACTGAAGAGGTTGAATCTTTAAAGCAAGAAAACAAGCGTTTACTAGACATTTTGGCGCAAACACCTTCTGAGCAAGAGCTGCTCTATTTAAAATCGCTCCCGAAAAAAGTAGAAATGCTCGAAGAAAACTTAATTGCAGAACGTCAATCACGCATCAATGCGGAAGGACGTGCTGAAAACTTACAGATCGGCGTATTAGAGCTAGAGCAAACGAAGCGCGTAACAGAGACGTTAAAAACGGTGAACGCACAGCTACAGCAAGAGCTTGATAAAATTAACGAAGTGTACAAGCAAAATACGCAAAGTAAATTCCCGGGCTTAGTGGAAATTGATCATTTAATTGCTACACAGCCTCCGACGAAAAAACAGCTGTTAGATATTACATTGCCAGAGCTTGTCACATATTTACAAAACTACGGGGCAACTCAGCTAGGATTGTATTATAGCGAAAAAATGATTCGTGCTTTTATCGCCTCGCTAGCAGCTTCAAAGCTAATCATTTTACAAGGTTTAAGTGGTACTGGTAAATCGAGTTTAGCACGACTTTTTAAAGAAGCGATTAATGTGAAACAAACACTAATTCCTGTACAGCCGTCTTGGCGCGATAACCGTGAGCTACTTGGCTACGATAATGATTTCACACGTCGCTTCAAAGAAACGGTGTTCACGAAAAAGCTGTATGAAGCAAGTGCACCCGAAAATCAGCAAAACTCGTACTTTATCGTACTCGATGAAATGAACTTAGCCCGTATCGAATACTATTTCGCAGACTTTTTAGCGGTCATGGAGGAGCATAAAGACGATTGGAAGGTCGCGCTAGTGTCGAGCAACGAGGAGCTAGAGGTGAACCGTCCGAAATATTTAGTCGAAAACGGAACGAGCTTAATGATTACGCAAAACATTTGGTTTATCGGGACGGCTAACCGCGATGAGTCGACGTTTGGAATTACCGACAAAGTGTATGACCGTGCACAAGTCACTAACTTCGTAAAACGCGAGGAAAAATTCGATGCACAGCCTGTTGACAAAATCGATTTGTCATTTGAACAGTTTAATCATCTTTTAACAGCGCCATTTACAGATTCGAAACACCAGTTAACGTCTAATGAACACCAAGTATTGCAATTAATAGATGTGCAATTACAGGAGGACTTTGAGATTACGTTCGGTAACCGTATATTAATGCAACTTGAGCGATTTGTTGCGACATATAGCGCAGCAGGTGGTTCGAAATTAGATGCGATTGATTACGTTATTGCGCATAAGGTGCTGCGTAAATTAGAAGGTCGTTACGAATCGTACATGGTGAAAAAGCTAAAAGAACTGCTAGAAAATTTAGAAAATCTTGGTGGTCCAGGTAGCTTTACAGAATGTCGTCAAGTGATCGAAGTGAAGTTAAACCGATTAGGAGAATAA
- a CDS encoding site-specific integrase, which yields MVTTWNYVCLEKTEDVPKSGYMFTTLKTKNSKRQIPIPEFVLNELRTHKQHQEEWKGLVGQLYEDNDLVICTNTGTLQDPRNVVRVLKRLIKSTKVPNIRFHDIRHTHASILISEGVDIVKISKRLGHANPKITLEFYAHLLPNVDNDIADIFYNATQSKITLNNWKKSCGQIADKSKNPGVS from the coding sequence ATGGTTACCACTTGGAATTATGTATGTTTAGAAAAAACAGAAGACGTCCCTAAAAGTGGTTATATGTTTACGACATTGAAAACAAAAAACTCAAAACGTCAAATTCCGATTCCTGAATTTGTGCTTAATGAATTACGGACGCATAAACAGCACCAAGAAGAGTGGAAGGGATTAGTTGGACAGTTATATGAAGATAACGACTTAGTCATTTGTACGAATACGGGGACCTTACAAGATCCACGAAATGTTGTTCGGGTCTTGAAGCGGCTTATTAAAAGTACAAAAGTACCTAACATTCGTTTTCATGATATTCGTCACACACATGCATCAATACTCATTTCAGAAGGTGTAGACATAGTTAAAATTTCAAAGCGTTTAGGTCACGCCAACCCTAAAATTACATTAGAGTTTTATGCGCACCTATTGCCGAATGTAGACAATGACATTGCAGACATTTTTTACAACGCAACGCAATCCAAAATAACACTAAATAATTGGAAAAAATCTTGCGGACAAATTGCGGACAAATCCAAAAATCCAGGTGTAAGTTAG
- a CDS encoding M48 family metallopeptidase codes for MTKKWGLLAVFAFGLYVVAMYLYFFHGQNSGIPAALQGTAADPSTFLTTQELLLSEELSKVRNFLFFITTPLEWLLYFVILITGISRLFEKWSAEQFKWSIFRTTMYLFFLSLLLFILQFPMDYYRYTLSKSYGISTQIFSSWMRENIIDFWLEFGMSVIMIAVLYWLIRKSPKKWWLYAWALTVPFSIFLMFIQPVVIDPIYNDFSPLTDKELETKILSLAEQADIPSDHVFEVNMSEKTNALNAYVTGIGDNSRIVLWDTTLNRLTHDEILFIMAHEMGHYLLKDIYINIAVYIFMTLIGLWLIAKIMPWMIRRYGPILKIKEMGNLNSLPLFLLISSFLLFFSSPLSNAISRYQEIRADEFAIELVENPEAAISSFQQLTKAGLSEVNPPALVKWFRYTHPPMLERIDKIAEEVDED; via the coding sequence ATGACAAAAAAATGGGGTTTACTGGCTGTTTTTGCATTTGGACTGTATGTTGTCGCAATGTATTTGTATTTTTTCCATGGACAAAATAGTGGGATTCCAGCCGCTCTTCAAGGAACGGCAGCAGATCCAAGCACTTTTCTTACAACACAGGAGCTGTTATTAAGTGAGGAGTTATCGAAAGTAAGAAATTTCCTGTTCTTTATCACGACGCCGTTGGAATGGCTGCTTTACTTCGTTATTTTAATTACGGGAATTTCACGTTTGTTTGAGAAATGGAGTGCTGAACAATTTAAATGGTCCATATTCAGAACAACAATGTATCTGTTCTTCCTGTCCTTGCTGTTGTTCATCCTCCAATTCCCGATGGACTATTACCGCTATACGCTTAGCAAAAGCTATGGGATCAGTACGCAGATTTTCTCCTCATGGATGCGGGAAAATATAATTGATTTTTGGCTGGAGTTTGGGATGTCGGTCATCATGATAGCAGTTCTTTATTGGCTTATCAGAAAAAGCCCCAAAAAATGGTGGCTCTATGCATGGGCTTTGACTGTACCGTTTTCAATCTTCCTAATGTTTATTCAACCTGTCGTCATCGATCCGATCTACAATGATTTTTCTCCTTTAACAGACAAGGAATTAGAGACGAAAATTCTATCTCTCGCTGAGCAGGCGGACATTCCATCAGACCATGTGTTTGAAGTGAATATGTCGGAGAAAACGAATGCTTTAAATGCCTATGTGACAGGAATCGGCGACAATTCCCGGATTGTGCTGTGGGATACGACATTAAACCGGTTAACCCATGATGAAATCCTGTTTATCATGGCGCACGAGATGGGGCATTATTTGCTGAAGGATATTTATATTAACATCGCGGTTTATATATTTATGACGCTCATTGGACTTTGGCTGATCGCAAAAATCATGCCTTGGATGATTCGTCGTTACGGACCGATCCTGAAAATTAAAGAAATGGGCAATTTAAATTCATTGCCGTTATTTTTGTTAATCTCATCATTTTTACTTTTCTTCTCTAGCCCATTGTCCAATGCGATTTCACGTTATCAGGAAATTCGTGCAGATGAATTTGCTATTGAGCTTGTAGAAAACCCTGAAGCAGCGATTTCATCGTTTCAACAGTTGACAAAAGCCGGTCTTAGTGAAGTAAACCCGCCAGCACTTGTGAAATGGTTCCGTTACACGCATCCGCCAATGTTAGAAAGAATCGATAAAATTGCAGAAGAAGTTGATGAGGATTAA
- a CDS encoding GNAT family N-acetyltransferase — protein MDKNEWISLFHKELRQEAVTPGFIREETDHVVRHISKFNESGFILASNVNERSAREVIRKELTFFGNLKQSFEWKVYSYDKPDNLTELLKQEGFTIDDQEALMVVKLSESHPFLTNYDLHAVKEITDEQGIHDVIVLEEAIWNGSHTELGERLWRDKQNSPDSLYIYGIYVDGQLVSAAWMYLENNSSFASLWGGSTLPQYRGNGYYSKLLAVRAQKAYEKGYSFLTVDASPMSKPILEKSGFSCLAYSYGCQSPSIPVPD, from the coding sequence ATGGACAAAAACGAATGGATTTCACTTTTTCACAAAGAATTGCGCCAAGAAGCTGTAACACCAGGATTTATAAGGGAAGAAACCGACCATGTTGTTCGGCACATTTCAAAATTTAACGAAAGCGGATTTATATTAGCTTCTAATGTAAATGAAAGGTCGGCAAGGGAAGTAATTCGAAAGGAGCTAACTTTTTTCGGGAACCTTAAGCAAAGTTTCGAATGGAAAGTGTACAGCTATGACAAACCTGATAATTTGACTGAATTACTCAAACAAGAGGGATTTACGATTGATGATCAAGAAGCACTCATGGTCGTGAAATTATCAGAAAGTCATCCTTTTCTTACAAATTACGATCTGCATGCAGTAAAGGAAATAACGGATGAACAGGGCATCCATGATGTTATTGTGCTAGAAGAGGCGATCTGGAATGGATCCCATACAGAGCTTGGGGAAAGACTATGGAGAGATAAGCAAAATAGTCCGGACTCGCTATATATTTATGGAATTTATGTAGATGGTCAGCTTGTAAGTGCTGCTTGGATGTACTTAGAGAATAATTCGTCCTTTGCCAGCTTATGGGGAGGCTCAACGCTTCCGCAATACAGAGGCAATGGTTATTATTCAAAACTCTTGGCTGTTCGTGCACAAAAAGCTTATGAGAAGGGGTATTCTTTCCTGACAGTTGATGCCAGTCCAATGAGTAAACCGATCCTTGAAAAGTCTGGTTTTAGTTGTCTAGCATACTCTTATGGTTGCCAATCACCTAGTATTCCTGTACCAGATTAG
- a CDS encoding DUF4440 domain-containing protein, which produces MENKSTLERHLFQLENKLLLPEIRTSKEELTNLLSDNFFEFGSSGKVLYKDEEISAATLGIVKMTMSDFEIHLMSDEIVLATYRIYNELNNQHSLRSSIWKLVNGQWKMHFHQGTKIPL; this is translated from the coding sequence GTGGAGAATAAATCAACATTAGAAAGACATTTATTTCAATTAGAAAACAAATTGTTGTTACCAGAAATTCGGACATCAAAAGAGGAGCTTACGAACTTACTTTCAGACAATTTTTTTGAATTTGGAAGCTCAGGGAAAGTATTGTACAAAGATGAGGAAATTAGCGCAGCGACTCTTGGAATCGTAAAAATGACAATGAGTGATTTTGAAATACATTTAATGTCTGATGAGATCGTTCTAGCAACGTATCGAATTTATAATGAGCTAAACAACCAGCATTCATTAAGGAGCTCAATTTGGAAATTAGTCAATGGACAGTGGAAAATGCATTTCCATCAAGGAACAAAAATCCCACTATAG
- a CDS encoding protein kinase, which yields MNISKVVENIEGLLKQADMIGIGSTRKVYRFEDIVIKTFLHSIGYAQSKNEDQMYKSLEMQGLEKHIAPILFLSEKYVVQPFYEQLPLHNHCSYDIDLENDPRMLEDLKTAIEVIDQELDGFDFKDSGNYGLNEEGYLVLIDYGMTKKLYEEQWVPLAEAGTLPQIRFEKCRVCNIEKELRMYGEKDTDNRCMTCGKDY from the coding sequence ATGAATATTTCTAAAGTAGTAGAAAACATAGAAGGTTTGCTTAAACAAGCTGACATGATAGGAATCGGTTCAACGAGAAAAGTTTATCGTTTCGAAGATATTGTCATAAAAACATTTTTACATTCTATTGGTTATGCCCAAAGTAAAAATGAGGATCAAATGTACAAATCATTGGAAATGCAGGGACTGGAGAAGCATATTGCGCCAATTCTTTTTTTGAGTGAGAAATATGTCGTTCAGCCTTTTTATGAACAACTCCCTCTACACAATCACTGCTCTTACGATATTGATTTAGAGAACGACCCAAGAATGTTGGAAGATTTAAAAACCGCAATCGAAGTCATCGATCAAGAACTCGATGGCTTTGATTTTAAAGATAGTGGAAATTACGGGCTAAATGAAGAGGGGTATCTTGTTTTAATTGACTATGGAATGACAAAAAAATTATATGAAGAACAATGGGTCCCATTAGCAGAAGCTGGTACATTGCCTCAAATACGATTTGAAAAATGTCGTGTCTGTAACATAGAAAAAGAACTTCGGATGTATGGAGAAAAAGATACAGATAATCGCTGTATGACTTGTGGAAAAGATTATTAA
- a CDS encoding DUF6366 family protein, which yields MNKDQETPEARRERLRQQELKRNPAAMHGGGFQDLIGDLGWKGTGILFLIIVIAIVIYLTFFN from the coding sequence TTGAATAAAGATCAAGAAACTCCAGAAGCAAGAAGAGAAAGATTAAGGCAACAAGAATTAAAGAGAAATCCGGCAGCTATGCATGGTGGCGGATTTCAAGATTTAATCGGAGATTTAGGGTGGAAAGGTACAGGAATTCTTTTTCTTATAATAGTAATCGCTATTGTAATTTATTTAACATTTTTCAACTAA
- a CDS encoding DUF402 domain-containing protein: MNNILKIKALKFPDIPHYEWEGEILETTPEYILVLCKSGRKLVHHSKNEVYTINNTSIEYFPFNKWFTAALEVQEGAVVSAYCNVAMPSNLNQNELSFVDLDLDFIKRENHDWEVVDEDEFEENSIKYLYPEELKQEAIMALERLKVEVDEGNFPFIKEFTSILKP; encoded by the coding sequence TTGAATAATATCTTGAAAATTAAAGCGTTGAAGTTTCCAGATATTCCTCATTATGAATGGGAAGGGGAAATACTAGAAACGACACCTGAATACATACTTGTTTTATGCAAATCAGGGAGGAAGTTAGTGCATCATTCTAAAAATGAAGTTTACACGATTAATAATACGTCAATAGAATATTTCCCTTTCAATAAATGGTTTACCGCAGCGTTGGAAGTTCAAGAAGGGGCCGTTGTTTCAGCATATTGTAATGTCGCAATGCCTTCAAATTTAAATCAAAACGAGCTTAGTTTTGTAGATCTGGATTTAGATTTTATAAAAAGGGAAAATCACGATTGGGAAGTTGTGGACGAAGATGAATTTGAAGAGAACAGTATAAAATATCTGTACCCTGAAGAGTTAAAACAAGAAGCAATCATGGCATTAGAACGATTGAAAGTAGAAGTTGATGAAGGGAACTTTCCTTTTATAAAAGAATTTACTTCTATTTTAAAACCATAA
- a CDS encoding HIT family protein, with amino-acid sequence MYDCIFCHPELEPTQNIILSNEHCWFLQLEQSQQKGIQLEGSGVIVPKIHRETAFDLTIDEWNATYILLQDVKDYLDKMYQPQGYNLGWNCGEIGGQHIFHAHFHVLPRYTDEPLAGKGIRYMFKGETNRRGNG; translated from the coding sequence ATGTATGATTGTATATTTTGTCATCCAGAATTAGAGCCAACTCAAAATATTATTTTAAGCAATGAACATTGTTGGTTTTTACAACTAGAACAATCCCAACAGAAAGGAATCCAACTTGAAGGTTCTGGCGTAATAGTACCTAAAATCCATCGAGAAACTGCGTTTGACTTAACAATAGATGAATGGAATGCCACATATATACTTCTTCAAGATGTCAAAGATTACTTGGATAAGATGTACCAACCTCAAGGATATAATCTGGGGTGGAATTGTGGAGAGATTGGAGGACAGCATATTTTTCATGCTCATTTTCATGTTTTACCAAGGTATACAGATGAACCGCTTGCAGGTAAAGGCATCCGGTACATGTTTAAAGGTGAGACGAATAGAAGGGGAAATGGATAA
- a CDS encoding AAA family ATPase codes for MKRLVIITVGKTHSGKTTFAHALEEQLSNSFVVDQDNHAEFLNTYYKKLQRDEGPNILKHSLSKLMVDYAKEHTDFHFIICNSNRSLKGRKYLLEDLFPAEDFVRILVHFDISYDVLHSRVKHSQRSTNIFRGPIKNFDELLVRQHEESLKEDIVDPTEKEADHLFVIKDDNDMDLVIKSIIHIAQTSL; via the coding sequence ATGAAAAGATTAGTAATTATAACAGTGGGCAAAACCCATTCCGGAAAAACTACATTTGCTCATGCTTTAGAAGAACAATTAAGCAATTCTTTTGTAGTCGACCAAGACAACCACGCTGAATTTCTTAATACTTATTATAAGAAGTTACAACGAGATGAAGGACCAAATATACTTAAACATTCACTCTCTAAGTTGATGGTCGATTATGCTAAAGAACATACAGATTTTCATTTTATTATTTGCAACTCGAATCGAAGCCTCAAAGGTCGAAAGTATTTACTTGAGGATTTATTCCCAGCTGAAGATTTTGTAAGGATATTGGTTCACTTTGATATATCGTATGATGTACTCCATTCCAGAGTAAAACATAGTCAAAGAAGTACAAATATATTTAGAGGTCCAATTAAAAATTTTGATGAACTGCTTGTTAGACAGCACGAAGAATCTCTCAAAGAAGATATAGTGGATCCAACAGAAAAGGAGGCCGACCATTTATTTGTCATTAAGGATGACAATGATATGGATTTAGTAATTAAGAGTATAATACATATTGCACAAACGAGCTTGTAG
- a CDS encoding VOC family protein yields MKIKHVTMYASNFDATKQFYLDNLQFPILSEERNRFTMNVGETAVTFIEAPLNEKPFYHFAFDIPSNQFEEAKEWTKGKVTLSQEQGEDDVYFEGIDAKSIYFEDPAGNIVEFICRLSDAKQSAVPFTASSLQKVSEMSIVVKDKLKSVSAFHEVSIFERDHKEITAEGLTFMGAREDASYLLFVNEGRTWYFSNKNADIFPVEVLLADGVSLKIDENLELMSSNRV; encoded by the coding sequence ATGAAAATTAAACATGTTACGATGTACGCTTCAAACTTTGATGCAACAAAACAATTTTATTTAGATAACCTGCAATTCCCTATACTTTCAGAAGAACGGAATCGCTTTACAATGAATGTTGGAGAAACGGCAGTCACTTTCATAGAGGCTCCTTTGAATGAAAAGCCATTCTATCATTTTGCTTTTGATATCCCTTCAAATCAATTTGAAGAAGCGAAAGAATGGACTAAAGGAAAAGTAACATTATCGCAAGAACAAGGTGAAGATGACGTTTACTTTGAAGGGATTGATGCGAAATCGATTTACTTTGAGGACCCTGCAGGAAATATTGTAGAATTTATTTGCCGCCTTTCAGATGCTAAACAAAGTGCGGTACCGTTTACCGCTTCATCTCTTCAAAAGGTGTCGGAGATGAGTATTGTCGTAAAGGATAAATTAAAATCAGTATCAGCGTTTCATGAAGTATCTATTTTTGAACGAGACCATAAAGAAATTACGGCAGAAGGTTTAACATTTATGGGGGCACGTGAAGATGCATCCTACCTTTTATTCGTAAATGAAGGCCGCACATGGTACTTCTCAAATAAGAATGCTGATATATTCCCAGTTGAGGTTTTATTAGCGGATGGAGTATCGTTGAAAATTGATGAAAATCTGGAATTGATGAGTTCAAATCGAGTTTGA
- a CDS encoding helix-turn-helix domain-containing protein: MYYSEVTQRVIAFIESNLTEEIQLDTFPSVIGYSKYHLLRIFKHETGKSIGEYIRERRLATAAMLLLHSNESILTIAFIFHFQSQEAFTRAFKEMYSLPPGKYRKLMRSVQMMEEEKEMNESKEVKGWSLSGSNPELYEITVDSDVFHTGTKSGLLYSKGDIKQQYFATMMQGFQAEDYKGKRLKLSCFLKTENVFKCGAWLRIDNAMGDTIQFDNMDNRSIHGTSNWNHYSIVLDVPEESSSIYFGVLLIGQGKVWADGFRFEEVTLKEPTTNMLDVEHLPKQPSNLDFNE; encoded by the coding sequence TTGTATTACAGTGAAGTAACGCAAAGAGTCATTGCATTTATTGAAAGTAATCTAACTGAAGAAATTCAACTTGATACTTTCCCATCAGTCATTGGATATTCAAAATATCATTTATTGCGCATTTTTAAGCATGAAACTGGTAAGTCAATTGGTGAATATATTCGTGAGCGGCGATTAGCTACCGCTGCAATGCTTCTTCTGCATTCAAATGAATCTATATTGACGATTGCCTTCATATTTCATTTTCAATCACAGGAAGCCTTTACGAGAGCTTTTAAGGAAATGTACTCCTTGCCACCGGGAAAATATCGAAAGCTTATGCGATCCGTACAAATGATGGAGGAGGAAAAAGAAATGAATGAAAGTAAAGAAGTTAAAGGGTGGAGTTTAAGTGGATCGAACCCTGAGTTATATGAAATAACGGTCGATTCAGATGTTTTTCATACAGGGACAAAATCAGGACTACTTTATTCTAAAGGTGATATAAAGCAGCAGTACTTTGCTACAATGATGCAAGGTTTTCAAGCGGAGGACTATAAGGGGAAACGGTTAAAGCTTTCATGTTTCCTGAAAACAGAGAATGTTTTTAAATGCGGGGCTTGGCTTCGAATTGACAATGCCATGGGAGATACAATTCAATTTGACAATATGGACAATCGATCGATACACGGAACATCAAATTGGAACCACTATTCAATCGTATTAGATGTTCCGGAAGAAAGTTCTTCTATTTACTTTGGCGTTTTACTTATAGGGCAGGGAAAGGTATGGGCTGATGGCTTCCGTTTTGAAGAAGTAACGTTAAAAGAGCCGACAACAAATATGCTGGACGTTGAACATTTGCCAAAACAACCAAGTAATTTAGATTTTAATGAGTAA
- a CDS encoding serine hydrolase domain-containing protein produces the protein MKMNMLNEKVIAVMNEVDFSGNVLVKRNNDLLQQHSDGFANRTHSILNNEQTRFGIASGCKIFTAVAICQLAEKGQLSFDSKLSDILEIPFPRFDEEITIHHLLTHTAGIPDYFDEEVMEDFADLWVSQPMYLMRNGLDFLPLFQLEPMKFKVGERFHYNNAGYILLGLVVEQVSGKGFDVYVTENIFKRAEMEQSGYFELDALPRNTALGYIDEEDGSWKSNIYSVPVKGGADGGAFITVEDMHRFWQALMKFELLGEAITQQLLTPYINTDDDYDRFYGYGVWIDKKEDCISKYHVMGYDPGVSFHSAYYPESGLVSVVCSNKSEGAFDVFKEIENI, from the coding sequence ATGAAAATGAATATGTTAAACGAAAAAGTAATAGCAGTTATGAATGAAGTTGATTTTTCAGGCAATGTTTTAGTAAAACGAAATAATGATTTATTACAGCAACACAGTGACGGTTTTGCGAATCGTACACATAGCATTTTGAATAATGAGCAAACGCGATTCGGGATTGCTTCCGGTTGCAAAATTTTTACAGCAGTAGCGATTTGTCAGCTTGCAGAGAAGGGCCAGCTTTCATTTGATTCGAAGTTATCCGATATTTTGGAAATTCCATTTCCCCGATTCGATGAGGAAATAACTATCCACCATCTGTTAACACATACAGCCGGGATACCGGATTACTTTGACGAAGAAGTAATGGAGGATTTTGCGGATTTATGGGTAAGTCAGCCAATGTATTTGATGCGAAACGGCCTTGATTTTTTACCGTTGTTCCAGCTTGAACCGATGAAGTTTAAAGTAGGCGAGCGCTTCCATTATAATAATGCAGGCTATATACTGCTCGGTCTTGTCGTTGAACAGGTGAGTGGCAAAGGCTTTGATGTTTATGTGACGGAAAATATATTCAAGCGTGCAGAAATGGAGCAGTCAGGGTACTTTGAACTGGATGCACTGCCTCGAAATACGGCACTCGGCTATATTGATGAGGAAGACGGCTCATGGAAATCGAATATTTACTCTGTTCCCGTAAAAGGAGGGGCGGACGGCGGAGCTTTTATCACTGTGGAAGATATGCATCGCTTCTGGCAAGCATTGATGAAATTTGAACTCTTAGGCGAAGCGATAACGCAGCAATTGTTAACGCCATATATAAATACGGATGATGATTATGACCGTTTTTACGGCTATGGTGTATGGATTGATAAGAAGGAAGATTGTATCTCGAAATACCATGTGATGGGCTATGACCCCGGTGTGAGTTTCCACTCAGCATATTATCCGGAAAGTGGTTTGGTTAGTGTCGTCTGTTCAAATAAAAGTGAAGGCGCTTTTGACGTATTTAAGGAAATTGAAAACATTTAG
- a CDS encoding transposase → MKEKQTRKRLDAQTKEYILKSVLEDGAKVSDLAFKFEIGSSTIHKWIKDYRESKNQDVTRYFTSSEVDKLQAAFDKKLRDLEEENEILKKAMHIFAKNPE, encoded by the coding sequence ATGAAAGAAAAACAAACTCGTAAGCGATTAGACGCACAAACAAAAGAATACATTTTAAAGTCTGTTTTAGAAGATGGCGCAAAAGTTTCAGATCTGGCATTTAAGTTTGAAATCGGGTCTTCAACGATCCATAAATGGATTAAAGATTATCGTGAATCGAAAAATCAGGATGTCACACGATACTTTACTTCTAGCGAAGTAGATAAGTTGCAGGCAGCGTTTGATAAGAAGTTACGCGATTTGGAAGAAGAGAATGAAATTCTAAAAAAGGCTATGCACATCTTCGCGAAAAACCCCGAGTGA